TATAATTTCTAACATTATCAAAATCTACATATTTTTTATTAGTATCATTAAGAGCAATATTTAGCTTAGAATCAGCCATAATTTCATAAACTTTATCAACTAAAGAAATATACTCATCCTTGCTAATTCTTTCCGGAGAATTGCTTTTTTCTCGATAAATAAAGCCATTTTTAAAATGTTCTAAGTTTCTAACATAATAAGAAACTTCAGCTATTGATGGAAAGCCATTATCATCAGCATATAAGTTTTTAACTTTTCTATACTCTTCTGCGTCAGGAATTAATTTTTTAAAGCCTTCAGCATTACTATTAAGTACTAAATTTGCATAAATTGCATCTTTAGTATCTAGTGTATCTTCTCTGTTAATTGTATAAGCCTTGCCATTATATGTAAATTCGGTAGGCGCATTATTCTGATTATTGGTTTCATTTGATTCTTTATTATTTGGTTTTTTATCAGGCATTTTTTCGCCGGTGCCCGGGTTAATTATTACTAGTGTTTCGGTAGTGCTATCATCCTTTTTTGATTGATTATTTCAGCAACTTATCATTAATAACGGAAAGCCAACTATACTACTTAATGGGCTTAAAAACAGCTTCTTTTTCATTTAAAATATTCCTAAATTTACTTACTACACTAATATTTTATCAATATAAAATAAAGCATATTATCTGAAACAATATGTTTTACTTTTTATAAACTCTGAAAGCACAATTATAGGACACTGCTTGAAAACATTTTTTAGCTTATTGCTAAATGTGCAATTTAGAACATTAGACATTTTTTATGATATAGCAGTCACACTATGAACAAAGTAAATAAAAAATTTTTAACTGCGATGGGGGGGGGAATTATAACTTCCCTAGCGCTACCAATTGTGGCAGCTTCATGTGACAATAAGGCAAAAAACGAACAGCCTAAAAACAACATAGATGATTTACCAAATGATGACAGTAACAATAACAATGTAGACAACAACAAAGATTCAACATCTGCATCCATTTCTATGAATGAAAGTGGTGCAAAATCAGAAACAGTAGAGAATAGCAACAGTCATACTACAAGAAATGTCTCAAACAAAGATATGAAAGATACAAAAATATCAAAGGAGTCAGAAGCTTCAATATATCTTTATGAAAAATGAGGCTGTGACATTTATAAATTTGACCCTAATTCTCCAAATTTTAAAAAACCTGATAAAAATAGTCAAACAGATGCACCATCAAGAATTACAAATGAATCAAATACTGTTTCATTTTCATCATTTAATCCTGAATTTAAAAAGTATTTGACGGAAACATATACTTTTTGAAATGAATTAAAAGCATTTGTTATTGCAGTTTCAAAGTCAAAGGACCAAGAACTGCTTAGAAAATATCAAAAACACTTTGAACTATGAAAAATTATTGACCAAATAATTCAGTCAGTAACACTAAATCCAAATGGTAAAGATTCCCTACAGGAACAGTTTAAAGATTCTGAAACACGCGATCATTTACATAATCTAAACAAGAGTTATGAAGACATCAGGTCTGAAGTTAATGATTTTGTCAAAAAGCTAAACAAGAAATAATCAATAAGGTTATTTTCATTTTTAGCCTGTTTTTAAGGTTAATTTAGCAAATTTATAAAAATTTGTAATATAGTATCTTCAGTTATTTTTTAACATTAAAATAGGAAACGAGGTTAAATATGAAAACAAAAAGATCTTTTTTGCTTTGGGGGGGGGTATTAGTTCTATAGCTCTTCTTCCAATAATTGCTGCTAAATGCGGTGTCGAAGAAACTGCTAAAGACGACAAACCAAAGGCTAAAAAAGCAACTGAAAAAACAACTAATTCAGATAAAGATGAATCTAAGAAAACTGGAGAAGATTCACAAAAAATCGCTTCTCCAATATTTAAAGAAAAATATGCCGTAATTTTGGGCAGATTCCAAAAGGCATTAGAGTCTCTTAAAGATTTTGATAATGCTAGTGTAAAAGAAATTAGCGGCATTATTTCATCAATTCAAGGTGAACAACCTGAAAAATTAGAACGAGCCTTTAAAAAGTTGATTAATCTGTTTGCTGAAGAAATTAGAAAAGAAGGAAGCTTTAAGCCTACAAAAGATAAAAATCACCTAAAACTTTTAAGAGAATTTATTAAACACAAAAGAATTTATGTAAAAGCTTATGCTTTAAGCAATAAAAAGCATATAGGTGGAAATGTTTATAAAGCAGCAGAGTATTCAGATAACTTTGCAAAGCTATTTATAGCGCTTAACAACAACAAACTTTTAGATTTAGTAACTGTTCATCCAAATGAACACAAAAATGTTAAATCAAAGCATGCTAGCGGAACTAATGTTAAGCTAAAAGATGGAAAATTATTCTTAGAATTCAAAATTGGTTCAATGTTAGAAGATTCAACTGACTTGCCATTAGCTTCAGATGAAATTTTTGAAGTTGCAATAGAAAAATAAAGAATATGTCAACAAGACCACAGTTTGTGGTTTTTGTTTATCTTAATAATGATTTTAATACTAGTGCTTTCTAAGGCAAACAAAAGTTTTCTATAGAAAAACAAAATCTCATACTTGAGCAATAGGCATTTTTTGCATATCAATACCCAATAAATAATGAGATTTTTTCAATACGTAATAGTATTAGGGAATAAATGCAATATTTTCCAAAGCCATATTAATTATTGCTTAGGTGAAATTACAGACGTGGACAAATGATTAGTAAAAAGATAGTTGAATGATTGGGATGAAGTTAACTTTTAGCCCATAAAAAAACCGAATATAAAAATTCGCAATCATAAAAAAAGAGCACAGGCTCTTTTTAAAAAAATCTATTTGCAAGCACAATTTTACATCTTGTGTTCTAAATTTATGTATTTAATATATTTAGTATGTTTTTTATTTAAGAAATGGATTTATTTATAACTGGTAATAATTTCTCCCAATCATCTTTAGGAATCTCATTTGCATTTCAACTATCAGGAGTTATAAGCAAGTTAGTATTGTTTGTGTTAGGATCTATTTTCAAAAAGTTAATATAATCTAGATAAATATTTTTTTTCAGATTTGCTATGAATATTATTGCCATAATATCCAGAATCTACATTTTGTTTTCATGAAGAAACTTCGCTACCAAATCCTTGTGTATTTATTTCCAAAACATTGAATTTATCTGGGGCAATTGTAATATAGTTTCCAATCAATTTATCTAAGTCTATATATCCAGAAACAATTTGCTCTTTTTGTAAGTTTGTTTTAGAAAATTTAGTTTTCTTTTTAAAATTTAAAAATTCCTTAAAACTCATTAAATCAGGCCTGTATGACAAATCTATCTTTATGTAGTTCATTAAATCACGAGATTCTGAACGACTATAAGATGCTGTTACAGTAATATCATTAGCAGAATATAACTTATTAAATTTAAATGTCAAGGCATTTATTTTATTTGAGTTTATGAGCAACGTTTCTCTTTTGACGTCAAAAATTCCAAATTTACGATAGTTGTTAATTATTGTCTGATTATTAATAGTAGGCAAAAGATTAGAAATATTTTTTATGTATTCAAAATTACCGACATAGTCATCAACTTTTGAATTTGTGAATTTATGAGATGCATCAGAATCAGGTGCTATTAAATTATTTATTGAAAAGTTTCTAAAATAACGATTGTAATGTGACTCCAATTTAAGTAAATTTTTATAAATGTCATCAGAAATTTTAAGCGATAAATTCCTTAAATTGCTAAGTTTGATTTTATCTTTATTTTTAAGATCGAAGTTTTTTGAAATTTCATTTAAATATTTTATGCCACTAAAATTAACAAAATTACCGGTTGGTAAATTGCTTAAATTTGTTTTTGGTTCATATTGCTTAACAATTTTTGATCTTTCGACACTATTAGAATAAAATGAAGAATAGTTTTTAACTGTATAAACCAAATATCCAATATATTCATTTTCAATTTCAGGATATTCCTGATTTGGAGAATAAGAAAAACTATTTATCAACCTAACGAAGTTATGAAAATTTTGAGTGAGCTTTTTGTGAAATATTGGGTTATCTTTGAATCATTCCAATTCAAAACACATCTTAGAAACTGGCTCAGTTGATTTTAATGACTTTCTTATTCGCTTTTCATATAAATTAAAATCAAAAAATTTATTGTATTCCCTTTCAAAAAAGGTTTGTTGGTATTCTCCACATGATACAGCCAAAAATGTGGCAGATATAGCAATAGATGAGCCAATAAAAACAGGACAAATACCCGTTATTTGACCTTTTTTTAAAACAGATTTGTAAAACTTTCTAACCATACATTTTCCTTAAGATGTTCTCAATATTTTCAATTCATCTCAGTTACATAATTCTCATACTTCTCTAAAAATGGATGCCTTAAATAGTAGTGAAGATCCTTTACTTTGTTATCGTTAAGATTAATATTGTCTTTGTATGCAAGATATTCTAGTAAAAGTATTAAATATTTTTCTAACTCTGCATATTTTATATATGTTGAATATGAATAATCACCCTCAGGATCTTTATTATAGAAATACACATGTTGCACGCTTGTGTGCGGTTCTTGACTATCAAGAATTACTTCTCGCGTAATACTATTTTTACTCTTATGCATGTCAGTTTCAATTGCGTAAATAGGAATATCACTAAAGTTTCAGTCGGGATCCTTTGACTTTTTATACTCTATTGCTTTCAATAAAAGTGGCAGTCATTTATTCCGAAACCAACTAATGTAAGGATTATTGTTTAGTTCATAAAGTTTCCAATATTCAGCAAACGATTTTTTATGTTTCCAAACGAATGTTGAAGTTCAATATTTTCACTTTTTAGTTATGTTAGCACTATCATAAATTTGTAATACACCAGTACTACTTATAAAATTTTTGCCAATCTCATGCGGTCTAACTCTTCTAATGTTTTTGCTATTCCAAATTTCTTTCATCTGAAGTATTTAGGAATACCAAAGCCAGTCTTGTTTTTAGCATTGTTTCTTCTTCAATATTCATCAGGCGATGTTATTCTGTCGAATGAAGAACTACTATACCAAGATGCTTTAGTTTTCGAATATGTTGCAGAGCTGGCCAACATTAATTTAACATCTTCAATTGACAGCTCTTGTTGCAATTTGCTCTGTAGACGTGAAATTATTCCTGTTATCATTGGTGCTGATTTGCTGGTTCCATTGAAATTGATCATATAAAACATTTTGTTTTTAAATTCTTTATTATTTTTCGGTGATTCAATATATTTTTCTATCTCAGAATAATTGTTTCTGTGATAATAACTTTTTAATAATCCAGCTTTATCATTCATTAGTGTATCGCCATATGCAGAAATAAGCGGATAGCTTCCATAACGGTTTTTTGCATAAGAACTAAAATTAGTTACAATATTCTTTCAGTTAACAGCCCCAACTGAAATAATTCCATCATGATAACGCGTACTTTGTCAATCTGTTATAGCATCAAATAAATTCTTTTTTTATTATTAACATCCAAAAAAGAATCAAAATTAAAAGGTCTTAATCAGTTTGTGTTTTCACCTTTGTATATTCATCTTATGTCATCAAATGTTTTGTCTAAAATCACTCTTATCACATATATCAAGTTAATATTACTGTTTCTTTCATCTTCATTAGGTCATAAATCAGATTGTCAATTTTGAGCTAAATTAAAGAAAGATTTAAAGGCTCTGTAAATTTTATTTTTTGATATTCTGCCATCTTCAAGAAATTGCGGCTTATTTAAAAAATCATTATTTGTCATATATTCGCTTACTTCATCATTGCTGTTGCCACTTGACTGAATTATTTTTATGTCATTTTCGAGGGCATATTCACCAATAGCTTTGTAAAAATTTTGAGTGTCTGAAGCTCTATAAATTTGCTTATTATCCCTATATGTATAATAAATGATTGCCTTTGCTAAAATTTTGAATGAATGAAGCAATTCTTTTATATTTTGATGAGAAATCATAATTTTCTCATCAAAATCATAATATTTAATACCAATGCCACTACTATTCAAATTCTGAACAGCCTTTTTAACTTGGTAGTAGGGATCAACTGGCCCTAGACTCATATTTATTAGCTTAATGCCATAATTGTTGTGCAAATTTTTTACACTTTTAATTAAGTTTTCGGATGTTTCATAGTATATTGAAGCATTAGGGTTGATGCCAAAATCTGTTCCTATTATGGAAGTAACTGCATACCCATGATTACCTTTTTTATATGTACTATTGCTATTTGTCTTTTTGAACAAAAAGTCGCTATTTTGTGAAAGCAGATAATTGCTATCAAAATCATCAACTTCAATAATTCCAACTTTATCATATTTGCTGGATGAGTAGCTTGTTGGTACTCACTCTCTCTCTATCTCATACTCCTAGTTTGCTGTAATATGGAGTATACATCTTAACTAAGCGCTTATAGTCGTCTCAATTGATCAATTCTGAACTGTCTTTGTTTAATTTAACTTGGTTATTTGTTGCTGGAAGCACTGCCGAAACAGAAAAAAATGGTGCAAAAAGTATAGGGGTTAAAATTAATGTATTCAATCTCTTCATACTAACAAAATTATATTTAATTTAGTGCTTATGGCAAATTCTGGAAATAATGAATAAGAATGCAAAAATGTATTCACACAATATGATGTTTAAGATAGTTATAAACCTTTATGCATACTAAATTAAAAATATGCATGCTTTGATTACATAAATTATCAAATTAAATTACTTTGTATAAAAGTAAAATTTAAGACCTACTTTTATTTTCATAAATTTGTTCTAACAATAGCTTCTAATAGTACTAAAATATATAAACATAGACAAAGGTTGTTAATATTATGAGTTTAATAGAAATTAAAAATGTAACTAAAAAATATGGCAACAAAGTCGTATTAGGGCCTATAAATTTAAAAATTGAAAAAGGCACTAGTGTTGCAATATTTGGTGCTAATGGCGCCGGAAAATCTACTTTATGTGAAATTATTGCTAATACTAAAAAGCAAAGTTCAGGCGAGGTTGAGTATGGCTTTGAAAAAAGCCAAATACCCTATAAAATAGGCATAAACTTCCAATCGCAAGTATATCCAAATTTTATTAATGTTAAAGAGTTAATAAATTTCTATAAAACCTTATACACAGGCATTTTGGACAAAGAATACTTTGAGATAATGATTGATAAGTTCAAGCTAAAGGAATTATATAAACAAAAAGTTAACACACTTTCAGGCGGACAGCGCCAAAGAGTGAATTTATTTGTTTCACTATTCAACAAGCCCGATATTTATATTGGTGATGAAATAACAACAGGACTTGATATTGAGAGTCAACTAGAGATGATTAACTTACTAAAACAAGAAATCAAGGACAAAGGTATGACTTTGATTTTAGTAAGTCACAATCTAAATGAAATAAAAGAGTTATGTGAAAGAATAATTTTTATTGATAAAGGCTTAATAATTGAAGATACACAAATTGACAAAATTTTAGAAAATCATAAAACATTGCTAGATTATTATTTGGTAAAGATATCAAATAACAAGAAAGAAGGCAACAATGCATAAGCAATTTAAAGCAATGTATGCTTTATTATTTAATTATTGAAAAAAGTCGTTTCATAATGTATTTTTTGCTTTTGTTTTTCCAGTAATGTTTTTGCTTATTTTAAGTGCAATTCCCACTTTTGAAGTTAATGATTTAATCCCTGGAATTATTGCTTCTGCTTGTCCTGTTGTGGGAATTGTTTCGCTTTCGATGTCTTTTAGTGATCTTAAGGAAACAATTATTTATAAAAGAATATCCGTTTTGCCCTTAAAACCATGAATTTTTGTAGCCAGCATAATATCGTTTTACACAATATTAATTTGAATAAGTGCACTTTGAGTGTTCATATTTTCCTTAACTTTTTGACACTCAAAAATAGCCTTAGGCAACATTAATTTTGGTTATATTATTCTAGGAATGATTTTTCTTTCAGTAATATGCTCATCACTAGGAGTTATAGTTGCTGTAATTGCTAGAGACTATAAAATGGCTAATGCACTTTCAATGTTATTTTACTTGCCTCCCGCATGAGTATCAGGCATGTATCTACCTATTAGTGTAATTACAAAATCTTCTGTTTTGAAAATAATTGCAATGTGTCTTCCTTTTAGCTATCCAGTTGCCACAATTAATTATGGCTGGAATAAGTCACTGCCATTATTATTTGATTCACCTATTTGAGTGTTTATTTTAATATCATTAGCAGTATCAGTTATTTTTGTTGTGCTTGCAATAGTTGCATTTAAATTCAGAAAAAGAGTGTAATTTGCCTTATTTATAGTGCTAATGGTAAATGTTAGTAGTTAATATATGGTCCATAAATATTAAAAAATGGATGAGCATTTAAGCTTTATCCATTTTTTAATAATCTTTACCTAGAAAAAACTACTTATTAACTAGTATACATAAATAAAAAAGCTGGCTTAATTTCATGAGCGTAGCAAAATTGCATTAAGGTGTGTTATAAAAAACCCTGTTTTATAGCTCTTTAAGTCAATTTATACTTAGGTAAAAGCACATTAACATATGTATCTAGAATACTGTCAAATCCAAATTCTTTTAGTATTGATATTGCTTTATCTTGATTAAGCATTATTTTATAATCTTCAATATTAGTGTCCATTTCAACATATGAATTTAATATAGCTAATCTTTTGCAAAAATGAGCCGATTCACAATCATTTTCTAAATATTCTTTAGTTTTGCCAGTGATTTTATTTATATTTTCATAAATTGCTTCCAATGTGCCGAATTCGTTTAGCAAACTTATAGCCTTTTTAGGCCCAATTCCAGCAACACCCTTTAGTTTATCTGATGAATCACCAGCTAAACCTTTATAGTCAGGAATTTGATTAGGATTAATGCCATATATATCAGCAAACTCATTGACGGTTTCTAGTTTATATTCAGTAAAATTTCCAACTTTTTTAACTACTTTTATTATGCTATTGTTTTGATTAACCAATTGAAGCAAATCTTTATCTTTAGAATAAATATAGTTATTAAATTGAGAATTATGTTTTGCAATTGTTGCTATTAAGTCATCTGCTTCATAGCCCACTTTTTCAAATCACTTTATATTCATTGCACTAAGAATTTTTTTAGCCAAATCAAACTGTTCAAAAATTATTTCAGGTGCCTTTTCCCTGCCAGCCTTATAATCATCATACTCTTCATGTCTTTTAGTCTTGCCTTTAGCATCAAAAGCAATAAACAAATGCGTTGGATTATAAAATTTAATTAGCTTAAATAAAGTTTGGAAAAACACATGGACACCATTAGTTGTTGTGCCGTCCTTAGCAACTAGAACACTATTAGGATTATATTTATTATATGAGGCATAAAATGATTGAAAAATCAAGAAGTTGCCATCTACTAAAAGCATAAGTTTATTTTCACTATTCATACTATTCAATTCCTTGTCATGAATCTAGATACATTTTATTGCCATTTGAACGAATATGAGCTTCAATAATATCGCCTTTGTTTAAGGCTCTATATTTAGTTAAATTGTTTTTGTTAACAAAAAATGTGTAATTTAAAGTGCGGTCACATACTTCAATAATTGCATATGGCTTGTCTTTAGGCTCTTTTTTAATTATTATCTCAATAGCAGTACTAAAGCTACCCTGCATTTTTAGTAAGTCAGATAGTCTATATTTATATTTTTTTTCGTATTGCACTGTTTTATAGGCATTATAGATATTTCCAAGCAGTTCAATTTCATTTCTTGATTCTTCTTCTAAATTAAATTTAGATTGCATCTCAATGTTCTCTGAAGCTTTTTTATAGCCTTCAAAGTCTAAATTGTTAGCTATGTCAGCAAATGAATTAGCACCCTTGCTAAGCAGGTTGTATTCCTCTTGCATAAGCAAATCTACGCCACCAATATAGTCTTGGTAACCAAAACTACGAAATACATTTGCTCTAATTAGTGTGCTTATCATCGAATTTTTTATGCCCGCAAATCTTAGGCGTAGCAAGATTTCAAAAAGTGATAAATCTTTATATTGTCCATTTTCTTTAATATCTAGAGCAATTTTTTTAATGCTCTCAGCTCCTAAACCTTTGATCATATTAAAAGGAAGATAAATATCACCATTATCAACTATGGCTGAGTTAGTAAAATGAATAATGCTTGGTGAGTAAACACTAAAATTCATGTTTTTTAATTCATTAACAAACGAAGCAATCTTATTTTGATCACCATATGAGTTAGAAATAAGTGCACTAAAGTAAACCTGTGGATATCTGGCTTTATAGTAAGCCATTTTCATTGTTAAGTAAGCATATGATACAGCATGCGATTTATTAAATCCATATTGAGCAAACTTCTCAATTTTGTCATAAATTTTAGTTAATGATTCAATACTGAAATTATTTCTAAGTCCGCCTTCAAAAAAAGTGTTTCTATATTTATGTAGCTCTGCTTCATTTTTCTTGCTTATTGCTCTTCTTAGTAAATCAGCTTGTGCAAAAGACATTTTTGCAACAGCTTGAGCTATTTCCATTATTTGCTCTTGATAAATGATAATACCGTATGTTGGGGCAACAATTTCATCATAGACTGGATCTATTTTTTCAATTAATTTTGGATTTTTTCTATTATTTGCATAGTCTTTAATATATTCCTTTGGCCCAGGTCTATAAAGAGAAATAATAGCAAAAAGGTCTTCAAAACTCTGGATGCCAACTTTTTTAATTGTGCTTTTCATGCCAGAAGATTCAATTTGAAAAAGTCCTTCAGTGTTGCCATTATTAAGTAAGTTTATGGCCATTGGGTCTTGCAACTCTAAGTCATTTTCATAGACTAATTCGTCAAAAAGCTTTAGCTTGCTAATTCTTTTTTCAATATGCTTGATTTCTGTTAAAGTCTTAAGCCCTAGTAAGTCAATTTTTAGCAAGCCAAAGTCTTCTACAAATTCCATCGGCACTTGCACTTGCAAGAATGAATAAGCATTTTCAAACACTGGAACATATTCATTTAGATCTTTATCAGAAATAATTAAACCAGCTGCATGAATTCCATATTGACGAGGAAGTCCTTGCAATTTTGAAACATGATTTATAAACTTTTCATAGTCTTTTAATGATGATACTTCTTTATTAAAAGTTAGATTTTTTGCAAATTCTTCTTCAATAGATGAATAATTTGCAAAAGCATTTATAGACTTACTTATTCTATTAACATCAGAAAGAGGTATATCAAGCATTCTTCCTACATCTCTTATAGCTTGTTTTGTTCCCATTGTTTGAAAAGTTGAAATAACAGCTACTTTACTTTTGCCATATTTATTTTGTAAATAGGCAAAAATTTCATCACGTCTGTCATCTTGAATATCAATATCAATGTCAGGTCATGAAACTTTATCAATATTTAAAAATCTTTCAAACAAAAGATTGTATTTTAGAGGATTAATTTTTGTAATGCCTAGTAAATAGCTAATCAATGAACCAGCAGCACTACCTCTACCTGGTCCAATTGATATGCCATTATTATCAGCATACTCGATCATATCTGAAATTATTAAAAAATAGTTAATAAAAACTAGTTTTTTAATCACTGAACATTCATAATTTATTCTGTCGTTAACAGCTGTTTTATAGGGTAATAAAGCTTTTTTGTGTTTCGCAAGTCCTTGCTTTATTTTTTCAATAAAAAGCTCATAGTTTTTTTCTTCACTTTCACAAAAAGAAGCTAATTTAAGTTCTTTTTTAGGAAAAGTCACATTGCAATTATCAACAATAAAATTAATTCTAGCTAAAAAGTCGGAATCAGTTGTATAGTCTTCAAAATAACTAAAATTATAATTAGCTTCTTTATTGTTTCCTAGCTTTAAGAGAATATTAAGTGTTTCGTTGTCCTCAACATCAATTAATTTGTTTTCTTTTACATAAATTGAGTTTGGAATTGAAGAATCAGGCGAAGAAATGTAGTAATTTTTATTATCAGAAAGCTTATGATGTTCATTTTTTGCATACAGTCCATTTGATGGGTGGTCAATAATGAAAAGGTTGTCACTAATAATGTCACTGAGCTTAATTTCTTCTCTAGATTTTTTTAAAATAAGTGAGTTAATTAGCTTAAAACCTTCATAATTTTTAGCAAGCAAAATAAATCTAGATTCTTCAACATCTAAATCAACTCCAATAATAGGTTTAATTTCATAAGCTGCACATTGTTTTAAAAATTCACCTAAAGCAAACATGTTATTATGGTCACTTAAAACAACAGCCCTTTTGCCATTTTCTTTAGATAGTCTAACTAAATCTTTTACTTTAATTAATGATTCTAAAAATGAATATTCAGTAGTGTTATATAAGTCTATAAATTCATTCATATGATTATTATATTTTATTAAGCAATTACAGAAAGCATCAGGGAGGATTATTTATTAAAAATAAATAATTTTGTTGATTTGCATAAATCAGAATTATTTTAATTTACTTAGGTTTGAAAATATGAAATTTTCCTAAAGAGACTATAAAACAGTCTCATCAGAATAACAGCATAATTATTTGGTACATTCAGTATTAAAAATATAAAATTATTTTTGTTAGAGGTTATTTATGAAGAGAAGTAAAAAGATTTTATTAACTACTGCTTTTGTTCCACTACTAAGCACTGCTTTAGCAGCAAAATGTGAGGATAAAGAAAATAATAGCAGCAATAAAAAACCACCTGCAGCAAAACCAAGCGATCCTGTGTTGCCTAAAAAACCAGGCGAATCGCAACCTGAGCCATCAAAGCCAGATGACACTACCAATAATAATGATGTTAATTTTAGCGATATAGAATCATTAAGCAAAAGTTTAAAAATAACAAATTATTCATACAGTAAACTAGATCCTAAGACGGCCTTAAGCGAGATATTAAAAGACGAAAGTATCTTTTTTAAAGATGTTTTCGGCGAAAAAGTCTTAGAGTTATATAA
This sequence is a window from Mycoplasmopsis agalactiae PG2. Protein-coding genes within it:
- a CDS encoding variable surface lipoprotein, which codes for MGGGISSIALLPIIAAKCGVEETAKDDKPKAKKATEKTTNSDKDESKKTGEDSQKIASPIFKEKYAVILGRFQKALESLKDFDNASVKEISGIISSIQGEQPEKLERAFKKLINLFAEEIRKEGSFKPTKDKNHLKLLREFIKHKRIYVKAYALSNKKHIGGNVYKAAEYSDNFAKLFIALNNNKLLDLVTVHPNEHKNVKSKHASGTNVKLKDGKLFLEFKIGSMLEDSTDLPLASDEIFEVAIEK
- a CDS encoding ABC transporter ATP-binding protein, which codes for MSLIEIKNVTKKYGNKVVLGPINLKIEKGTSVAIFGANGAGKSTLCEIIANTKKQSSGEVEYGFEKSQIPYKIGINFQSQVYPNFINVKELINFYKTLYTGILDKEYFEIMIDKFKLKELYKQKVNTLSGGQRQRVNLFVSLFNKPDIYIGDEITTGLDIESQLEMINLLKQEIKDKGMTLILVSHNLNEIKELCERIIFIDKGLIIEDTQIDKILENHKTLLDYYLVKISNNKKEGNNA
- a CDS encoding ABC transporter permease, with amino-acid sequence MHKQFKAMYALLFNYWKKSFHNVFFAFVFPVMFLLILSAIPTFEVNDLIPGIIASACPVVGIVSLSMSFSDLKETIIYKRISVLPLKPWIFVASIISFYTILIWISALWVFIFSLTFWHSKIALGNINFGYIILGMIFLSVICSSLGVIVAVIARDYKMANALSMLFYLPPAWVSGMYLPISVITKSSVLKIIAMCLPFSYPVATINYGWNKSLPLLFDSPIWVFILISLAVSVIFVVLAIVAFKFRKRV
- a CDS encoding 5'-3' exonuclease; its protein translation is MNSENKLMLLVDGNFLIFQSFYASYNKYNPNSVLVAKDGTTTNGVHVFFQTLFKLIKFYNPTHLFIAFDAKGKTKRHEEYDDYKAGREKAPEIIFEQFDLAKKILSAMNIKWFEKVGYEADDLIATIAKHNSQFNNYIYSKDKDLLQLVNQNNSIIKVVKKVGNFTEYKLETVNEFADIYGINPNQIPDYKGLAGDSSDKLKGVAGIGPKKAISLLNEFGTLEAIYENINKITGKTKEYLENDCESAHFCKRLAILNSYVEMDTNIEDYKIMLNQDKAISILKEFGFDSILDTYVNVLLPKYKLT
- a CDS encoding DNA polymerase III subunit alpha, coding for MNEFIDLYNTTEYSFLESLIKVKDLVRLSKENGKRAVVLSDHNNMFALGEFLKQCAAYEIKPIIGVDLDVEESRFILLAKNYEGFKLINSLILKKSREEIKLSDIISDNLFIIDHPSNGLYAKNEHHKLSDNKNYYISSPDSSIPNSIYVKENKLIDVEDNETLNILLKLGNNKEANYNFSYFEDYTTDSDFLARINFIVDNCNVTFPKKELKLASFCESEEKNYELFIEKIKQGLAKHKKALLPYKTAVNDRINYECSVIKKLVFINYFLIISDMIEYADNNGISIGPGRGSAAGSLISYLLGITKINPLKYNLLFERFLNIDKVSWPDIDIDIQDDRRDEIFAYLQNKYGKSKVAVISTFQTMGTKQAIRDVGRMLDIPLSDVNRISKSINAFANYSSIEEEFAKNLTFNKEVSSLKDYEKFINHVSKLQGLPRQYGIHAAGLIISDKDLNEYVPVFENAYSFLQVQVPMEFVEDFGLLKIDLLGLKTLTEIKHIEKRISKLKLFDELVYENDLELQDPMAINLLNNGNTEGLFQIESSGMKSTIKKVGIQSFEDLFAIISLYRPGPKEYIKDYANNRKNPKLIEKIDPVYDEIVAPTYGIIIYQEQIMEIAQAVAKMSFAQADLLRRAISKKNEAELHKYRNTFFEGGLRNNFSIESLTKIYDKIEKFAQYGFNKSHAVSYAYLTMKMAYYKARYPQVYFSALISNSYGDQNKIASFVNELKNMNFSVYSPSIIHFTNSAIVDNGDIYLPFNMIKGLGAESIKKIALDIKENGQYKDLSLFEILLRLRFAGIKNSMISTLIRANVFRSFGYQDYIGGVDLLMQEEYNLLSKGANSFADIANNLDFEGYKKASENIEMQSKFNLEEESRNEIELLGNIYNAYKTVQYEKKYKYRLSDLLKMQGSFSTAIEIIIKKEPKDKPYAIIEVCDRTLNYTFFVNKNNLTKYRALNKGDIIEAHIRSNGNKMYLDSWQGIE